A stretch of DNA from Montipora capricornis isolate CH-2021 chromosome 1, ASM3666992v2, whole genome shotgun sequence:
CCTTGTGTGGGTCTTAAAATTTTATAGCGAGCTGCACTCTGATATTGTAAGAAAGAGAGTTCCAAGAGAATGGGTGCTACAAAAGAGAAAGACCTCTGATTATAGTACAGATGGTTTTATCAGTCAGTTCGTAGAAGATCTCAAATTTATAGGTGGTAGATAGGGCTCTAGCTGTTCAGTAATGTAGCTAGAGGCCTGGCCATTCAGTGCTTTATAGGTCAGAAGTAACATCTTGTAATGAATGTGCTGGCTAACTGGGAGCCAGTGTATCTTCTTTAAGACAGCATTGATGTGATGGTACTTCTAAGTACGGGTAATAAGGCGAGCTGCAGCATTCTGGACATTTTGTTAGCGATCTATCAGAAATTTGGACAATCCATACGTGTAGCGAACTGGCACTCTCTATCTTAGATGTAATGAATGCGTGAGCTAACTTTTCAGTGTCCGCTAGAGATAAACATGCAGTCTCTTATCTTGATGTTCCtaagatggaaaaagaagaccTTAAAGGTACTGGTAACATGCTTTTCTATTGATATGTGCTCACAAAAAATAACTCCAATGTTCCTCGAAGAAGGGGATGACTCGATGCGTCAACAGACACGTCGATGTACCCTCTTGAAGGGGGTGGACGATGTCGTGCACTCAATAACTCCGTCACCGTTTACGTGGTACCACGCACCACTTATATCACGATTTTTTTTGTAAGAAGCTGAAGTGTAATCGCATTTTGATGGACAGTTCTTTgtgactttgattttttttcttcgcGATGCAACAATTAGTAGACAGAAAGCAAGAGTGACGTAATAAGACGGGGGAAATTGCGTAAAAGCTTTTTAAAGACTGGGGAACGCAAAATGGGAATAGCAGTTTATGCCATATTCGAATTAGAGTTTGTGTTTGCTTAGGAACGTTCATAAATGGGGCGCTGCTTTTGTAATTATTTCACTTCATTCAATGAAAAACCTTTCTGCGTCTGTAAGCCAAATCGTGCATCTGACTTTGTATTCAGGAAAAAGCTCTTGTATTTTCGAGGGGGCCTGGTACGTAATGACATTACTTCCTGTTTTGCAAATCATTTCCGCTTCCTCGTCTCTTATATCGATCATCTTTTGGTTATATCGAACACCTTTTTTAGTTGTATCAAACATCCTTTAGTTGTATTGGGAATCTTTTATTTATATCGGACATCTGTGCATATAGATTTATTGCACATAACATTCATGTATGCAACATAACATTGATATATGCATATTCGATATTTTGTCCGTAAAGGGCTTTCATAAGGGGCAAGTTCTTTGCATTAAAATAATGGATATcaagttcactgaagcatgatacagtctaTATGTAAGTCACTTGTATTGTTTTCATGTAAAGATCCCCTGAAACGTATTGCATTGTGGGATGGGAAAATAGGGAATGCAAACAAGTGTACAGCCACGATTTTGCATCTCAAGGCAACTTCTAATGAACAGATGCAGGCGATTTTACATAATCAAGCAGTTTTGTTTGACTGAAATCCTCTGATTCAGACTCTCACATTCCATGGGAGTGTTCTCTCCATTTTCAGATGAAACGTTACTAATTAATTTACTACGATTAAAAACAGTTAGAGAGCACACTTGGTCCACAGTCAGCACAGAGCTGCATGGCAACTGAGTTTTCTTTGTCCAATGATCCTCGTCAGGATCataacaaaaaattattattaacttgTTTACTTCGCAATTAGCGCCATGACTTGAACTGAACCGATTCCTCGAACAGGTGCAATCTACAGAATATTCGCACAATGCATAGAGTGAATCATCGATACACATGAAACCAGCTACACGTCGGTGGGCAATTGTGCGTGGAAAAGGCAAACTTGCCGTGATATGCCATTCATCTGTGGTTTCGTCGTAAACCTCACAGCCTATTGGATATTCACCAATAAAGGGAATCTTAGGATTCTGACAGTATTCTCCTATTCTTCCAATGACAAAAACCTTCCCATGGGCAACAGCTCCCAGAGCATGGCATCTCCCTTCGTTCATGTCAGCCACTCTCTCCCACTTGTTAGCACATAGGTCGAATCTGTGGGCCTCGTTTAAGCGGCTAAGCTTCCAACAATAACCGAACCTGCCACCAAGGAAATACACAAAATTGTTTTTACTCACGATGCAAACGCCCGTTCTTGAATCCCAATTGAACGTCGACACATCCTCCCATGAACCGGATTCAGGGTTGTACCTTGTGATACAAGAAAGGTGCCGTTCCTGAGTACTTCCTCGACGTTGGCCAACCAAAGCGAATATTTCGTTTCCACCTCGGACAAAAATATGACACACTGGGTCTACACCTTTTGATAATGATAGTGATGAACACAACGTCGACAGCGACGTCAAACGGTTAGAAAAGGAATCATAACACAACAGTTTGAAGTCTCCTCCCACGAAAGTCTCAGCTGTCATGTAGAGTTTATCTTGCGAAGAAAATGCCCTATGCCTTAGGCTTGGTATTACACTAGGGGTTCTGCACCATTTATTTTCTCGAGGAAAATAGCAGATATTGTGTTCTCCTCGTCTTCTCTCAAATAGTAGCATAACTGGAGTTTCGAGGGACTTTCTAGGTTTCTTAGCCTTCTGCCAGAAAAGACTGTTAGCTTTTCCCGCTGATTTTACGGTGGCCTTTATCAATCTTAAACACCCTTCATTGCACTTTACTAATCTATTTGTCTTGATGTTGCTCTTCAGGTAGTCATTGGGAATGAAAGCAAGACGAACATGACGAAAAAGTTCCTCGAAAAATTTTGATCGTTCGAATCTACCGTGATCTATCCATGTTAAGATGAACTCAAACACATCCTCTTCCTTTCTTACATTGATATCGTCACTGGAAATCCACATTGCAACTTCATTACTTGACATAATATTCAAAAACTCTTCTGTTGTTGATACGGTTTGGAAATTGTCCAAGATAAACGTTTTTGACCTGCTGAAGAGCTTTTCGCAATTGTATGCTTCAGCAAGACGGTAGAGTGATAGACAGTTTGAGCAATTTAGTTTCTCTACCAATGCACTTTCAGCGAGACATTTTAGacgcaaaagaaagaaataatctGCCATCTCGATCAAGACTTGTGCTTGGTCTTCATTCGTTATTTGAACACAACCAGTGTACATGAACTCTAATATATCCCCAAGAGCTGATTCGGTCAACATTTTCAGATGGATCACTCCTTCTCGCGACTCTTTCATGTCGGTGTTAAACAACTTTTCAAAGAACGGACTCGCCCCGACCAACACATCTTTATGAGCCTTTATTATTTTCCCGTCATTAACCACCAATATAACGTCGCATGCATGATCGGTGCTGTCTCTTGGAGTGAAGATAGACTTTGCATTCGTGTTCAGAGAACTACAAGACGTTTTTATCGTCTCTTCCATGCTTTCGAAAAAATGACGCCGATAAACCAGGTTCCTGACGGATTTTGCTAGTTTGAGATTTAAGCTCTGATGTCAATTCAATATCTGTAGTTTCCCTGAGTCATTGTTCACGCACCATTAATTTCAAATGACTGCTCAGTGAGTTGCATTTGAAATAACACAAATTGCGATAAACATGTAGATTAGCCAAAGGCGGAAAGTAAGATGTCTTACgcaatggttttcttttttcattttttttttttaattgtacttAACAAATTATTTTGCAGGACACCGTTCTGTTAAAGATCAATTCCAAATGCATTTTGAATAGCTTGTAAGTTGGACAGGCAAACAGAAGATATTTAAGagtcattgtctgagaaaaccgGGCAGGGTCGAAAGATGGGGGTCGGCCGATTTCCTGCAAATTAATACCATTTGATAGGCATCAGATAGAAATACGACTGGTAAAATATGAGCGTTCACGAGCTTTTAGTTTACGAGTTGACCACCCCCCTCAGTTTTGACCCCGAGAAAGCCTATGTACTGTACGAATTGAAAGCCCACTTTGAGAGCTCATAAAACTTGCTACACAAGataatcacattttttattacttttccagtattttccaaGCATCTAGCTAGACATTCGCGGTGAAAGAAATTAGT
This window harbors:
- the LOC138021941 gene encoding kelch-like protein 12 → MEETIKTSCSSLNTNAKSIFTPRDSTDHACDVILVVNDGKIIKAHKDVLVGASPFFEKLFNTDMKESREGVIHLKMLTESALGDILEFMYTGCVQITNEDQAQVLIEMADYFFLLRLKCLAESALVEKLNCSNCLSLYRLAEAYNCEKLFSRSKTFILDNFQTVSTTEEFLNIMSSNEVAMWISSDDINVRKEEDVFEFILTWIDHGRFERSKFFEELFRHVRLAFIPNDYLKSNIKTNRLVKCNEGCLRLIKATVKSAGKANSLFWQKAKKPRKSLETPVMLLFERRRGEHNICYFPRENKWCRTPSVIPSLRHRAFSSQDKLYMTAETFVGGDFKLLCYDSFSNRLTSLSTLCSSLSLSKGVDPVCHIFVRGGNEIFALVGQRRGSTQERHLSCITRYNPESGSWEDVSTFNWDSRTGVCIVSKNNFVYFLGGRFGYCWKLSRLNEAHRFDLCANKWERVADMNEGRCHALGAVAHGKVFVIGRIGEYCQNPKIPFIGEYPIGCEVYDETTDEWHITASLPFPRTIAHRRVAGFMCIDDSLYALCEYSVDCTCSRNRFSSSHGANCEVNKLIIIFCYDPDEDHWTKKTQLPCSSVLTVDQVCSLTVFNRSKLISNVSSENGENTPMECESLNQRISVKQNCLIM